The Megalops cyprinoides isolate fMegCyp1 chromosome 15, fMegCyp1.pri, whole genome shotgun sequence region AAATGACCTTGTTTCTGAACAATCATTTTAACAACTTCCTTcacttacagtatttttttagGATGTATAAATTTCCAACTAACAGAAAGACTGAGAGGTAAAGCTGCTGACTATGAATAGTTGAGTATTGAGTTAAGAGTATTGACCGATAGGGCTCACTATCGAGCTAAGTACCTAAATAGCTGAGTAGGATCATGGCAACTTTTTTTAATGCTTAAGGTTGAGCTATAGTGAGGCCGTATCGGTATACCACCATATGCAACCCGTCACTATGTTAAGTCTTAATAATTTCACATGCCTGATAAATAAAGTAATGACATAATTAACCCAGGGTTTGCTCAGGTCCAGTAGCAGAAGGGTCATGTGAATGCCCTGTATGTCTGCTCCCCCTAAGACAAGCAAATAATGATAATACGCCACTGTTCTGAATAATCACAAGTGGCTATGAAATGGCCagttcaaaatgttaaaaaatgtacacaaatgaTTCTATAGCTGTCTGTAACACTGGGAACATATTAAGGTTGTATCAATCTCTTGCTGGATAGACACTTTAAGAAGACTAACAGATTGTGCCATATAGTCATAACTGGCAAAATGCGCTGAAGCAGTCATCTTAGCTCATTACTTACGCCCAGCAAAATTACAAAGCCAGCCATCTTTTTTGGAAAGTGTCCCAAGAGTATCCATCATCTTTGAAAgcctctttttttgttctggtcTATTTTATGAATTTGCACACATGTAACGTATCTACGTACAGTTTTTGTCGTTGTCCTCTAAAGTGCTCCTCATAGCTGCAGTACCAACACGTCTTCTGGTTTATTTTACCCATCATTCCTTTGCATGTGAACCCTCGCAGgtacattgaaatatttaagaGCAGCAGGAATGAAATTCGGGCCTACTACGAGCTTCCTCGGAGGGCGATGGGACAGCGCCCAGGTCCGTATGACAGACCCATGATGGGTCGAGGCGGGTTCTTTGGCCCTGGACCGGGAAGAGGGGGCGCTCTTTTGGACCAGATGCGCAGTGGAGGAGGCTACAGCGGGGGTATGTTTTggttttatgaaaataataaacttGGAAAAGAAATGATAAATTCTGTATATTTTGCAGAGAGGCTGCAATTCTCTGAGGCTCGTTTGTATGTGTAAACTTTGTAGTGACTTGGAACACCTGCCCAAGTATTTGGTAATCCTTAATGGCTGTACCACTAAGACTTTAAATGATTATGCAGTGAAATAGGATATTTTTCATTCAAGACTGGCAGCCTGTGCTTTAGTTTATATTCATTCTGCATGAGAGGGTGTCCATTGTGATGCTGTTGTAAAGTAAAGTAAGTGCTGCTGTATAAGACAGAACTCAGCTTTTATAACATTAGACACATAATGCTGAACATTAGAAATGGGTTAACCAACTACATGCTTAATATTTTCAATGGCAGCCTGTAATGGAGGAATGTGCCATATGTATTGGGCTGGGGTTTTGCATGTTAGAAGAATGGTGCAAGATGTTCAATGCATATATCCTAGGTCAGGGATCTAGATCCTAGTCAAATTCTGTGTATTCTGTAAAAGCGTAACTGAAGCATGTTTAGGGTGCAGTTAGGCATTGGGATGTGTCTAGTCATGTGTTATAGATgagatttcatttgatttttctaatgaaatgtaatgtattttctcAAGGCTATGGTGGCTTTGACAACTACAACGGCTTCAACAATTACTGTTTCGGTAACGGTATGTTTGAAGACAGGATGAGGGGCGACCGTGGACGAGGTAAGAGCCGCTAGCCCTGTTTGGTTGACACGGTGATCCTGGTGTTGAGCTGGCCGTCCTGACTGTGGTGTCTCTGTTGTCCGTCCAGGTGTGGGCGGGCACAGCTACAGCAGTGCGGGAGAGACAGGCTCTGGCTTCCACAGCGGCCATTTTGTGCACATGAGGGGACTGCCCTTCCGTGCCACCGAGGCAGACATCGCCAACGTGAGATCATCTTCCCTCTACAATTCACACTGCAGTTCAGTCTTCAGTCACACACTAGCAGTTAACATCTCAGTATCTGAGAGCTCTTCAGTTTTATTTCGTGTAAAGTTGAATCATCATTTATCAATGCAGAAATATGTTGTGCAATTCCTGAATCTCTTTCCGACATTCCCAGATTCTTAGTGAAGCTTGTTTGGCTTCAGTGCatttcatctgtctgtccttcagtgtgatgcatgtgcttttatttttgtttgttcacaGTTTTTCTCCCCACTGAACCCGGTTCGGGTCCATATTGACGTTGGACCCAACGGGAAGTCCACAGGAGAGGCAGACGTAGAGTTCGGGTCTCATGAAGACGCAGTGTCCGCCATGTCCAAGGACAAAAACCACATGCGTAAGCTAACTTTACGTTCCCTGCGGTGTGTCACTCCTGTGgtgttacagttacagagtCTCATTACGACAAGCTTCAAATGGGCTTTGATATATGAGATGTCCTTGGATAATAAAGAGCCAGTTTTcagttacatgttttattaaatacacatgTCCCTAACATATGtcgtgctttttttttttctttcagagcaCCGTTACATTGAGCTCTTTCTGAACTCAACAGCCAGTGGCGGATCTGACATGGGTCAGTATGACTCCCTCTCCCGTGAGATGTCTCCGGTCTATCTGCTGCCAGGTTAACAGTTAGCAGTAGAAGGTTCAGTAACCTCTTTGTAATGCTGAATTTTCCTCAGGAGCTGGTTATTGAATAATGAGTAAATTATTTGGTTCTCCTGCCTCTTTGATGTCACATGTCAAACATCAaggtaaataaaatatgaagatGTTATACAATTTAATCCGGGtcttcagtgatgtcataaagtCCAACTCCATTGTGGATGGCTGACAGCATTTATCACAGTGCAGTGccctgttagctagctaacaggtCTGCTCTTGTATTATATACAGCTAATGGCTAGTGTGCTACATAGCATGTTAAGCAGACACAGTGCTATTGTATTGTGCTGAGGTGCAGCAAAtccacatatttatattttaaggtCACCGCAATGCAAAAGATAAACGTAATTCTGAATGTAACATAAAAACCGTAAAACCTGTACCGTTACAAATTGCAATACGCCGCACTGAGTGCTTGCTGATGAAGCCTCAGCCTATGAAAACTGGAATCTATTAAAATGTCTGAAGTATCAAAAACAGTACTGATTTATTGTTATGGTGATTTGAAATCTTCTCCACTAATACTGTGTTGTCTTTTGGCCGcaacatatgtatgtataaaatgtcTATAATCATGTTTAAAATTGAAGGGTCCCCCTAATGTCTTGCCACTTGTAATGTTTGaagatttttacattatccaaaCAAGCAGCGTGTATTTGATTAGATAAACATCACCAGTAACATCAGGCATCagttacataatttaaatttacacaAATTCCGATTTTGCTTCAAGCACACTTTAAAGGCTCCTACAATTAGATTTGAGCATCTTAACAAATTTGAGACCTGAATAATTGTTTTCCAATTCCTTTCAGGCCGTGGTGGTGGTTTTTATGGCAACTCCGGAGGCATGGGTTCCAGAGGGAGCAGCCTTAGAGGAGTGTTTTAATGGAGAGGAGCAGAACCCCACGTTTAAAAATGGtagatcgttttttttttttttttttgtatttgggGATGTTTTTCATATGTTCATATAAATTGTACTTAGAAGATTTTCCGGTCTGAAAGagtggaaataaaatatatttgagaTGGTGCATAGGTTAACCAGCTATTGTACATTTTGCTTattaaattttatattaatCTTTGTTGTCTGAGTCTCATCACTTCAGCCATGTCGTTTTATACGCAGATTATAAATTGTATTATATGCAGATTATAAACTGTGGACACACTTTCCTGTGTGTGCTAGTGGGATGCTGGTTGGTCATGTTTCAACCCCattcaaatataaatgaagATCATTATTTGGTGGCATCAGTCTGCCTTCTATAGAGGCTTAGAGTTAAATGCCAAACACAAAACCCAACTACTAAAGGAAACTATCTTTATAAGCCTGTGGTACCTCTCTCAGTGATTAGTGACAGTGTTTACGGTCAGCAGACACAGCCTCCTGTGTAGGCCAGCCATAGCAAAACTGTTAGGCTGAGGATGGTTGGAGTAAGAAAGATCATTACAACACTGTCAGAATTAATACTCAGTAACcgtatttcatttcaaatgcaacatACATTAATgccaaaatgaatacattaaaccAAATGGATACATCAGCATTTGGAACATAAACATCAGAAACGGGTAAGTCCGTTGTAGACACACATTggcattattattttgcatttctgtactGCACAAACTTTAGTTAGATCAGCAAAGCagcaaaatcaaaattttacGAAATATATGACATTCtcagtttcttttcatttcacgGTATTCCAGTTCTGGAAAATTTCACtgtacacaaataaaacaccTGTTACTTATAAAACAcgtatatacagtaaatgtatatgtTAATTTAGTGGTTATTAACAGCAAAGTACAATACCATTCTTAATATTTGGCACCTTTGGCCttactgaatgaatgaactaaAAAGCATTACATATAAATCTTTATGATTCACTGAAATGAGGGCATCCACAAAATACtgcttctttgaaaaaaaaaaatccagttttgaACTAGatgccaaataaaataattttaactgTAAATACTTGTTATGGTCTATAAATAGTTTCTAATAACATTACCATAACAGTCATTAAGAATATAGATGTTTGTCAGTCAGTAATTGATTTGAAAGAATCAGTATAAAACACAGTTGCTGTGCTGTcgtgcatttcattttatgcagCATTGGGAGCACTATTAGCGCCAATAAGAAACGTCTTTCTGAAATCGGATTTCCCTCCAGCCAGCAGGGAAAAGATgatatctgattttttttttcttcaggcaCATGTGAATTTTGCAATTCAGACTATCCTTGTCTTGTATAATTCCTTCTCACaatttgtattttcatgtaaaatggGTCGTAACAggaatttttaataatgtttccTGTTCAGTTAAACCACCTTCTTTCAGGACAGTTccttcattttgtctgtttcagtgttctgttctgttagTTGTTTATTACTTTAAAGCCTCAGCAGACTAACTCTGCTTGCATGTTTAAACATTATCCATGTGCACACCTGTGCGCTACCCATGCACTTTGACTttgcacacagctgcagtgtcGCACTGAGGTTCAAACCTGTTGCCCCAGCAGTGGAACCCCACAACGGGCCTATTCTCTGTAGTGAAATCCAAGCTATGCGCACATCCCCTCTTTTTAAGAGATACTGTGTGTTTGGAATGTACTTTACATCTTTGACacatatgttttaatttagtaGGAGAGAACGCAGGTAGTTGCCAAATAAATTTTCCTTACAAAGCACTTCAGACAcagtttgaaatggaaaaacacactgtTCCCTTCCTCCGAACAGATCACCATTCCTAATGTAAACGTTTGACACTTGTAAGAGGCTGCAATCTACGGCGGCTGCTTGTTTTAAAGTCACAGGTAGGAGGGTAAAAACTCAGGTGAGTGGGGGGCGCAGTGGGAGTGTGCTGTAGGTCCCGGCCCACCTGTCCCTCAGGTAGCGTTAGAGGAGCAGCGCTGCAGCAGGAGGGCGTGGCAGGTGTCACAGACCCTGACGGGTTTTGGTGAGGCGGGGAGAGGCAGCTCGTTGTCGGAACAGGCGTTGCAGAAGATCTCTCCACAGTTTCGACAGTGGTGCTGGAAAACGAGAAAGAGCAGGGTCAATCTGTTTGTGACGGCTCTTCGATAAAGGGGTcttgtttaaatatttcaaatctatggtttcatgcactcgtATCTCTACCAGCCAGCTTGtatcttgtctggccaactactgaaacttggtcacgCAGTGCTTCTAATATCTTTCATTATTACCTAACATTATTCTAATGTCTTTGCTCCCCCTTGATTTAAGGTCATGGTTTAGAATTCACACGATTCAATCAATCAGAACTATATTCAGCGGTGACACATTGCTCCCAGTGATTAACCCTATCCCTGAATAATGGACTAACttctaataaatatttcatatcagtTACAGGTTAATTCTGGTCTGATCATATATTTGTGGTCAGAGGTGCAGATGTTTTTCCAGGTTTTTGAGGTGTTTCTTGTCCCAATCCCAACCTTTCTTCTGGAGATGGAAAATTCCTTTTCACACAGTTTACAGTGGGTGGCATCCCTGTCCTTCAGCCAGACCTGGCCTCCCTGCAGCACAAGGGCACTTCACTTAATTAAATGAGAAGATGGTACACAAGATTATGAATGAAACCATAGAACCATATCGCATCTCTTTGAAGTCTGCCATTGTAAATAGTTAAAAGAAAATTTTAACTAGATTCTTAATAATCCATTTGTAAATTGGACATTTGTAAGGGGACAGAAATCTGGATCTCACGAGTGTGACAGCGTACCAACGAGACCTACCTGAAGAGCTTTGTTTGCCTCTTTTATGTCTTCAATTTTCAACTTTGATCTGAAACATTAAAGAAATGTCAAGCACATCCTTTTGCAAAGACAAGTGTATTTCCATACACAGCATTTACCtgtgtcaaaataaatatcaacgTTCCATTATCATACAGGCCTATTTACTGATTGATTTAAATTGACATTCTATATTAAGGTCTACATTATTCTGTTAATTTTCTGATGTTAAaagtacattattacatatgtaTGCCTTGTACTGTATTACTGGTTGTGTTATATTTAGGTGGACAAAGACTATATGCGTATATGATCGCACTTATCACCCTGAACTGAAGGGCAAAAGGGGGCTCTTATTGTGAAGGAGCATatggggagttgggggggttTTGGTGGAAAAGAGAATATGGCGATCGCGATTATAGTTCGTTGTCTTTGAACTTAAAAGGAGTGTTTTTTTGTCGTGTAATGTTATTATGCATTGATATCAATTATCAGTTAGAGTTACATCTTAGCTCACTCTTTGTAAcgtcagggaaaaaaaaaagtggaagaaAGAGGTGAAACATGTCAGGAGGTGTGGGCTGATCAGCAATTAAAACATCCTTTCCCCAGAGCCACAGAAGGGCTTCCTGAGTGTTGTTCCGGCAGATGAAGGTGGGACATTTACTCGCTCAGTTTACACCCCAGCTCTTGGAGcgcctgctcctgctcctcacAGATACTCTGCAGCTGTCGGTTTTCATCCTGCAACCTGTGAAActcctgaggaaaaaaacatcacacacgCCAGAAGAATCAATGACCCGAACCCTGTGTACACGTTATGCGTGCTCTGTCCTCCTATACAGTctaatagaaaaattaaaactacagcatatatatatatatgtacgtTAATACATCCCAAACATGCAAACAATGCTGATGATCTCAGCTCACATTTTAAGATAGTGGCCACCAGACAAATTctttcacaaaatgtaaaacaattatGAGTTTGTAAAAGCGATGCAACTGGCATATAGGTATATTTTACCAAAATCAGCTAAAATAAGTTAATTCTACCGTgttaaaaatgtgcaattatATACACAAGTTATGctgttgctctgtgcagtgtctTTAGTATTACAGTTTCACatattctcatttatttgtgGGAAAAAATTATGCTATCTTGCATTTATTCAGTGAAATCACGCTTTTTTGTTATGATTTGCAGTACCCTGTGCTAGCATGTCAGGGGCAGGGTCACATTTGCTGGCTTGACTATCTGTTACGTGTTTTCAGGGAGAGTGATGTTACAGCCACAGTCTGTTCTAACTTTCAGTGGAACACTTGAGAAGCATGTCTTTTAAAGCCTGGAAAAACCCTGGACCTTTTTGAGCCCGCTGATCTGCTGAGCCTCGGCGCTTAGCTGGGCGAtgatctccctctccctctccaggtcATCCTGTAGGGTCTGCCGCCACTCCTTCTCAATCTTCAGGTCCGTTTCCAGCTGGTGactatagagagagagagaaccttTCTCTGGATTACCAGCACCTGGTCTGGATTTCTGTATGTACACCTGTATGTAATCAAATAACCAAATGTAGTGATTGCTAAGCTGTTTTTTCACTTAACATTGAAACAGACTATTAAAGaaaatctgtaaatacagcagtgtggtgtagtggaaaagagcagggctcgtaaccaaaaggttgctggtttgattccccactggggcactgctgttgtaccgcTGGGCAAGGTAAtcaacccacaactgcctcagtaaatatccagctgtataaatggatgaaattgtaatcTCCTGTAcgtacgttgctctggataagagcgcctgctaaatgacagtaatgtaatgtaatgtaaatccaGGTGTGAATGTGAAACTGAAAGCTATGGCAGCAGCGTCCTCAGGCACTTACAGCTGCGTCTCCCTCTGGGCAATCTGCCGCTGCAAGCTGTCTGCTTTATTGGCAAAGTCCTGCTTGAACTTGCGGGCTCCGTCCTCCGCGGTCCAGCGCTCACGCTCCGCCTCCTGCAATCTGGCGTAATTCAAACCAACTGGGTAAAACTGAGGCTCCAATCACAAgaggggcgggggaggggcagggaagggggcagggcagggggggcTGAGCAAGGGCAGGGGTGATGAAAAAGGAAGGATGAAGAGCCCacacatcaaataaacaaaacaaaacaaaaaagcagcacCCCAAAAAATGTAAGGAGGGAAAAGAAATATACAAGTAACTGAAAGAGAGGGTTGGGGGTATGGCTGCTAAGGGTGTGTCTCAGGTAATACTGCCAGGAAGCCCCAGTTTGATTCAAAACACCAAAAGCGATGTCgaatatttgaaaacatttaactttATTGTTCCAGATAATAAAAGACACAATATACTTTGTCTCTAACGAACGTCCTACCCTACAATTATTTGTACGTGTTATTACAACAATAAGGACTGTTCTATAAAACTCTTAAAAAAGCTAATCtttgaaaaaatggaaacaaataaacagaacaacTAAACCAAGAGAACAGTCAACCCTTTTGATTACAGATAACAGATACTGCATATGTTCAGACGGTTGCCTAGTATATACAGAGAAATAGTGAGTCTGTCACAAACTTCAGAAAGAAATGTCTTTGACAAGCTTGTACTGGTGCTCTGTATCTGTGCTGGCACATTTCACAAACGACATAGCAAGAGTTCGGGTCTGGCTCAGCAAGTCTTTGTCACTAttgaaattcaaagaaaatcaaaaggaaaaaaaaagagacattcaGAGGTAGGGAGGTGTATTGATGTAGAAAAATGTGCGAAATTGATAGAGAAACatatgaaaaacaagaaaagaaaacaggagaaCAAAAAGGGAAAGAGGATGTCAATATCAGTGAAATTTCCATATCGCTAAAAGCCTTAAGAGATTGTCACGCATCACAGTCAGAATATATTCCAAACAAGATGGCAGGAAAccaacagaagagaaaagaaggGGTGGTCCATGTTGACAGGAACATGACAAAGCTATGGAAGCACAACATCACACAACTAAGCAACAGGGATAAGTTaggaaaacaaagatttggAAATAAGGTGACAGACAGATATGGTCTTTATCTATAAAACAGGAGGTCATGCAAATCACATGAGTAATCACACATTCTGCATGCTATTTCAGTTCCAGAGAAACAGGTTGAGCGGACTTGGATAGCATGTGCTAAAGAATTGCTCTAATTTTAGATGGCAAAGTGAGGCTTTATGAACCCCATAATTGCTGGATCAGAAGATACTGTTCACCACTGCAAAACAATATGATTGATTTGAATTATGGAGTCATTAATCTCACATACTAGCTCCATCCACCTTGGGGCTCATGAAGGCTCATTCTCCTACCTCTAGCTGTAATATGCTCAATACACTTCCATTACACATTTGTATAAAATACTAATTCATCCACAGAAAGTTACATATCTACGCTGTCATGTAAATAAGGTTCAAATCAAACCCTCACCTTTGTTCAAGCTGCTTCATGGTTGCCGTGATTTGATTGGTCTTCTCCTCCAACCGTGCAATTATGTCATTCTTTTGTTTCATGGTGTCGTCAGAACGCTGTTGAGATGCAAAATAGCATAGAACCAACCACTTAACCCAGCGGATACAACCATCCAATTCTTTTAGCTaatacaacatacatacacatctaATACTTCCCTTTTACATATTCACAACATCCTATACACACACCTGCTACAACTTGTATATACATCTTATCCAACTCTTGCACACATTTAACATAACCTGTATACATAAGACATATAACTCTTACACACATAGAGGCcaattcagacttgagatatgtgtgtgtaaaccctgcacagagctgcacacCACTACTATCTGCACCATTCACTGCTAATCATATTCAGGTACAGGCCGTTTAAGCGCCGTTTAATGTGTTTGGAGTTGTGTCTGACCAAAATGAGGGCGTTTTTCTCAAAAGGACGGCGCATCTCATAACTTTCCAAGAACACACATTCTGACCCTATACTTATGTCTCGTTCTCTTTCTGCAAGTCTTATCCGCAAGAAGAGGTTGAATAAGTCACACGCTACAGTGGAGGTGGTGTATAACAACAACGTTGTTGGTAACAacagtgcagtgaaaaaaaatcaggaaaaccAAAAATACTGCATGTTATCATAATTGACAAAATTTTCAATAGAACTGTGAACGAAACTATCCTGCCAGCcaatgcaaaaagaaataatttcacaacATATTGTACTTTAACACTGTAATTTAGCTCTAGACAGGGCACAGTACTGTGAAATAGTTGGGCACAAGTTTGAATCGGCCCCACAGCGCGTGAAGGTGAAACTCTACCTGCATTTTTTGGTACATCTCCACATTAATGGCCTTAACTTCGTCCAGCTGGTGTCTCAGGCCAATCAGAGTATCCTGCTTCTCGTGGAtgtccttctccagcagcttcaTGGCCAGCTCCATCTCCTGCTTCATGCTGACCTGCACCACCAGCTCGTTCTCCACGTCCTGGACCACACCACCAAGCACAGCCGTTAGCTCGCTAGCTTAGCACCCACACGTCTGACAGAGGCAGCATGGAGCGCAATCACAGCCACACAAGCGGAACATTTCCTCGTACTGCAggtctgcatgtctgcatgtcacGGTGCTGCGGCACAGATCCCTCCAAGGGCAAGTGGTAGACACATGTGGGTTTGCATCTGAATCGCACTGCATGATGGGATATGTCTATGTGAGGCGTTTCTTCATGGTTTCGCGcggatgacctctgacctgtcgGAGCTGGCATTCTTCCCGCAGCTGTCTACGTGCCTCGTTGTACATCTGGTCCAGACCTTGGCGGGACTGCTTGTACGTGTCGAGCTCCACATCCACATCGCCCTGGGTTGCCTGTTGACAGGTGAAAGGCATTGTGGCTATGAAACAGGTGCTAGCTTGGTACTGGCAGTCTGTTTCAGCGGTTGGCCTTTATTTTACGAATGAGGAAGTAGGAAGTAGGCAAACCGTCAGTTGCTGCTGGGCCTTCATCTGGATGAGGGTGTTCTCGTTTCTGAGCTGATGGTTTTCCTCTTGTAGTttgataatgttatttttagctATGGCCAGCTGGAACACAATAGCCATAACCATTAACATGCGCTCAGATGTTGAATTTACACAACAGTAAGCTCCTGAAAGGATGGTAGTAAAATAAATAGTGGGCAGTTCTCGCAGCTCAAACATACCTCCTCAATGAGTTTAGTGTTTGACTTCTCCAAGGACTCCACCCGTCCTTGCAAGCTCTGGACTGTGGAACTGAGTGAGAAAGACAAGCAAAAGCGGTTTGTaatgcactgtttattttctcattactGTGGTTAATCACCTAACATAACATTGGACTTCACCtttcaaagacaaatatttacaaGGTGCCCAAGATTTTGCAGAACACATGCAATCTCTGCACTTTGTGCAGATGTACTCTGGTTGGTACTTTCATTTCCCTGCCCCGGCATGTGATTGGCCCATGTAAATCAGGCAGTCACCTATGTCAAGAATACAGGTGacaatgcacacaggcataggtattatttttttttgttttgtttttttataaatttgttACTTACAGAATAACATCAAATTTTGtgactatcagaaacacattttttatacaaagtttgcatgtgagtatgtgcacAGCTTCTGAATCATTCTCAGTTCCTCTGATGATTGTTGGGGTACTGTACATGAATGTAAGGGGACTATACCCGAATGTTGGGGTACTGCGTCTGCATATTTGGGTACTATACTAAATTTTTAAATCAGCGTTTTCATGTTCAGTTATTCAAATAACATCTACTCGCTACCATTCTGGATCCTGAATCTAGCTTCCTTTAtaacattcaaacaaatttGGAGGTGCATCGTGAACAAAGCCAGAACTATTAGCTTTAAATAGGACATATAAATGAAGCGTTCAGCTTTGCTGTGTCTGTAGCATTGTTTGCACACTTTCTCTGATTATCTGATGTATCTCACAGCTTAGTTATTTCCTCTCAAACAGGTTTACTTACTGCAG contains the following coding sequences:
- the rufy2 gene encoding RUN and FYVE domain-containing protein 2 isoform X2 → MYSPQSLHRWGISHSESMERLAYSQAFRDPMTMERANLLNMAKLSIKGLIESALSFGRTLDSDYPPLQQFFVVMEHCLKHGLKVKKSFLGYNKSLWGPLELVEKLCPEAGEIAASVRDLPGLKTPLGRARAWLRLALMQKKLADYLRCLITRKELLSEFYESSAVMLEEEGAVIVGLLVGLNVIDANLCVKGEDLDTQVGVIDFSMYLKNDIDDYRTEERNGQIAAILDQKNYVEELNRQLHSTVQSLQGRVESLEKSNTKLIEELAIAKNNIIKLQEENHQLRNENTLIQMKAQQQLTATQGDVDVELDTYKQSRQGLDQMYNEARRQLREECQLRQDVENELVVQVSMKQEMELAMKLLEKDIHEKQDTLIGLRHQLDEVKAINVEMYQKMQRSDDTMKQKNDIIARLEEKTNQITATMKQLEQRLQEAERERWTAEDGARKFKQDFANKADSLQRQIAQRETQLHQLETDLKIEKEWRQTLQDDLEREREIIAQLSAEAQQISGLKKEFHRLQDENRQLQSICEEQEQALQELGCKLSESKLKIEDIKEANKALQGGQVWLKDRDATHCKLCEKEFSISRRKHHCRNCGEIFCNACSDNELPLPASPKPVRVCDTCHALLLQRCSSNAT
- the hnrnph3 gene encoding heterogeneous nuclear ribonucleoprotein H3; translated protein: MSLSDEGFVVRIRGLPWSCTQEEVASFFSDCDIVGGVNGVCFTFSKEGRPSGEAFVELKSADDFKNAIAKDRKYMGHRYIEVFKSNRSEMDWVLKRSGPTDYDNCSGCMLRLRGLPFGCSKEEIVQFFAGLKIVPNGITLPMDYQGRSTGEAFVQFASKEIAEKALGKHKERIGHRYIEIFKSSRNEIRAYYELPRRAMGQRPGPYDRPMMGRGGFFGPGPGRGGALLDQMRSGGGYSGGYGGFDNYNGFNNYCFGNGMFEDRMRGDRGRGVGGHSYSSAGETGSGFHSGHFVHMRGLPFRATEADIANFFSPLNPVRVHIDVGPNGKSTGEADVEFGSHEDAVSAMSKDKNHMQHRYIELFLNSTASGGSDMGRGGGFYGNSGGMGSRGSSLRGVF
- the rufy2 gene encoding RUN and FYVE domain-containing protein 2 isoform X1; protein product: MSKISARTELAFYHVLFINAVSDNSVVVVVRLSVCSRFMIFTRAMATAAEHDLTFAETESNKEKDQVFGILRLQEEKSTEKTATTMKAGDGRWQAPIFALARKASETFSGSIHVLPKVAEQKSSPYSDDWGAKAFRDPMTMERANLLNMAKLSIKGLIESALSFGRTLDSDYPPLQQFFVVMEHCLKHGLKVKKSFLGYNKSLWGPLELVEKLCPEAGEIAASVRDLPGLKTPLGRARAWLRLALMQKKLADYLRCLITRKELLSEFYESSAVMLEEEGAVIVGLLVGLNVIDANLCVKGEDLDTQVGVIDFSMYLKNDIDDYRTEERNGQIAAILDQKNYVEELNRQLHSTVQSLQGRVESLEKSNTKLIEELAIAKNNIIKLQEENHQLRNENTLIQMKAQQQLTATQGDVDVELDTYKQSRQGLDQMYNEARRQLREECQLRQDVENELVVQVSMKQEMELAMKLLEKDIHEKQDTLIGLRHQLDEVKAINVEMYQKMQRSDDTMKQKNDIIARLEEKTNQITATMKQLEQRLQEAERERWTAEDGARKFKQDFANKADSLQRQIAQRETQLHQLETDLKIEKEWRQTLQDDLEREREIIAQLSAEAQQISGLKKEFHRLQDENRQLQSICEEQEQALQELGCKLSESKLKIEDIKEANKALQGGQVWLKDRDATHCKLCEKEFSISRRKHHCRNCGEIFCNACSDNELPLPASPKPVRVCDTCHALLLQRCSSNAT
- the rufy2 gene encoding RUN and FYVE domain-containing protein 2 isoform X3, giving the protein MTMERANLLNMAKLSIKGLIESALSFGRTLDSDYPPLQQFFVVMEHCLKHGLKVKKSFLGYNKSLWGPLELVEKLCPEAGEIAASVRDLPGLKTPLGRARAWLRLALMQKKLADYLRCLITRKELLSEFYESSAVMLEEEGAVIVGLLVGLNVIDANLCVKGEDLDTQVGVIDFSMYLKNDIDDYRTEERNGQIAAILDQKNYVEELNRQLHSTVQSLQGRVESLEKSNTKLIEELAIAKNNIIKLQEENHQLRNENTLIQMKAQQQLTATQGDVDVELDTYKQSRQGLDQMYNEARRQLREECQLRQDVENELVVQVSMKQEMELAMKLLEKDIHEKQDTLIGLRHQLDEVKAINVEMYQKMQRSDDTMKQKNDIIARLEEKTNQITATMKQLEQRLQEAERERWTAEDGARKFKQDFANKADSLQRQIAQRETQLHQLETDLKIEKEWRQTLQDDLEREREIIAQLSAEAQQISGLKKEFHRLQDENRQLQSICEEQEQALQELGCKLSESKLKIEDIKEANKALQGGQVWLKDRDATHCKLCEKEFSISRRKHHCRNCGEIFCNACSDNELPLPASPKPVRVCDTCHALLLQRCSSNAT